Proteins found in one Sorghum bicolor cultivar BTx623 chromosome 1, Sorghum_bicolor_NCBIv3, whole genome shotgun sequence genomic segment:
- the LOC8083575 gene encoding uncharacterized protein LOC8083575 isoform X2 — MLTLGSTTFLGICSIDMRAMVPMHTVKVLSVFPLSLCLDDVLNFIRCFPCLEKLYIQLSCAQGHKNQWPRKHRNLIKSLDLCLKTIVMINYQGAAEQSEFVTFFVENARMLESMRFVVPSYFYHDKNWIRSQNRQLKLDKSSSRGCGIRVLLNDFPTMAKG, encoded by the exons ATGCTCACTCTTGGATCTACGACATTTCTG GGAATATGTTCTATTGACATGAGAGCAATGGTGCCAATGCACACTGTCAAGGTCTTATCTGTGTTCCCTTTGTCTCTCTGTCTGGATGATGTTCTCAATTTCATTAGATGTTTTCCGTGCCTAGAGAAGCTGTACATCCAGCTG TCTTGTGCACAAGGACACAAGAACCAGTGGCCCCGTAAACACAGGAATCTTATCAAATCGCTTGACCTTTGCCTGAAAACAATAGTGATGATAAATTATCAGGGCGCAGCAGAACAATCAGAATTTGTGACATTCTTTGTGGAGAATGCAAGAATGCTTGAATCTATGAGGTTTGTGGTCCCAAGTTATTTCTATCATGACAAGAACTGGATAAGAAGCCAGAATAGACAGCTCAAGCTGGACAAGAGCTCTTCCAGAG GTTGTGGAATCCGAGTGCTTCTAAACGATTTTCCTACAATGGCTAAGGGATGA
- the LOC8083575 gene encoding uncharacterized protein LOC8083575 isoform X1 yields MLTLGSTTFLGICSIDMRAMVPMHTVKVLSVFPLSLCLDDVLNFIRCFPCLEKLYIQLSCAQGHKNQWPRKHRNLIKSLDLCLKTIVMINYQGAAEQSEFVTFFVENARMLESMRFVVPSYFYHDKNWIRSQNRQLKLDKSSSRGVSFTFTENKFHHNMIHVLRASDLSAADPFHCNC; encoded by the exons ATGCTCACTCTTGGATCTACGACATTTCTG GGAATATGTTCTATTGACATGAGAGCAATGGTGCCAATGCACACTGTCAAGGTCTTATCTGTGTTCCCTTTGTCTCTCTGTCTGGATGATGTTCTCAATTTCATTAGATGTTTTCCGTGCCTAGAGAAGCTGTACATCCAGCTG TCTTGTGCACAAGGACACAAGAACCAGTGGCCCCGTAAACACAGGAATCTTATCAAATCGCTTGACCTTTGCCTGAAAACAATAGTGATGATAAATTATCAGGGCGCAGCAGAACAATCAGAATTTGTGACATTCTTTGTGGAGAATGCAAGAATGCTTGAATCTATGAGGTTTGTGGTCCCAAGTTATTTCTATCATGACAAGAACTGGATAAGAAGCCAGAATAGACAGCTCAAGCTGGACAAGAGCTCTTCCAGAGGTGTTTCATTTACTTTCACTGAGAATAAATTCCACCACAATATGATACATGTTTTGCGGGCCAGTGATCTGTCAGCAGCTGATCCGTTTCACTGTAACTGCTGA